GCTGCAGCGCGTGCAGGACGGTGGAGCCATCGATCCGGTGATCTAGCGTGATCCGTTGGCGCCGACGCTTTCAGGCGATCAACTCGTAGGCGGGCAAGGTCAGGAATTCCTCCAGGGCGTCGGCGAGCACCATGCGCGAGAACAGGTGAGCGGCTTCCTCCAGGCGGTCGGACGGGAAGTCGCGTCGCAGGCCGGCCATCTCCTCGGTCAGCAGGCTGACGAAGAGCTGCGAGGTGATCTCGCGCCCGTCGTCGAGGTCGGCGCCCAGCTTGATCCACTGCCACAGTTGCGTGCGGCAGATCTCGGCGGTCGCGGCGTCTTCCATCAGATTGTAGAGCGGCACCGCACCCCGGCCCTCGATCCAGGCCTGGGTGTAGCGAACGCCGACGCGGATGTTCTCGCGCACGCCGGCCTCGGTCCGGCCGCCTTCGTGCAGTTCCAGCATCTGGGCCTGCGTGATCGACAGGTCCGCCAGGCGCTTGTCCAACTGGTTGGGCGTGGGCATCAGGCGGTTGAAGACCTCCATGGCCACCGGCACCAGGTCGGGGTGGGCGACCCAGGTGCCGTCGTGGCCGGCGCCGGCCTCGCGTTCCTTGTCGGCGCGGACTTTGGCGAAGGCGGCCTGGTTGGCGGCCTCGTCGCCCTTGATGGGGATCTGGGCGGCCATGCCGCCCATGGCGAAGGCGCCGCGACGGTGGCAGGTCTGGATCAGCTTCAGCGAATAGGCGCCCAGGAAGGCCTTGCCCATCACCATGGCCGAGCGGTCCGGCGTCAGGAACGCAGGCGTGCGGCCCAGGCGCTTGATGAACGAGAAGATGTAGTCCCAGCGGCCGCAGTTCAGGCCGGCCATGTGGTCGCGCAGTTCGAAGATGATCTCGTCCATCTCGAAGGCGGCCGGGATGGTCTCGATCAGCACCGTGGCCTTGATCGTGCCGTTGGGAAGACCCAGAGCCGCCTGGGCGTGGACGAACACCTCATTCCAGAGGCGCGCCTCCAGATGGCTCTCCAGCTTGGGCAGATAAAAGTAGGGGCCCGAGCCTTGGTCCAGCGAGGCCTTGGCGTTGTGGAACAGGTAAAGCCCGAAGTCGAACAGCGCGCCGCTGACGACCTCGCCGTCGACCTCCATGTGACGCTCGGGCAGGTGCCAGCCACGCGGGCGGATCTTCAGCACCGCCGGATTGGCGCCCAGGGCGTAGGACTTGCCCGACTTGGCGTCGACATGGGTCAGGTCGCCGGCCCAGCGGTCCTTCAGATTGACCTGGCCCTCGATCAGGTTGGACCAGGTCGGCGAGGTGGCGTCCTCGAAGTCGGCCATGAACACCTTGGCCCCGCAGTTGAGGGCGTTGATGATCATCTTGCGGTCGACGGGGCCGGTGATCTCGACGCGGCGGTCCTGCAGGTCGGCGGGGATCGGCGCGACGGTCCAGTCGTTCTCGCGGATGTCGGCGGTGTCTTCCAGGAAGTCCGGCAGGTCGCCGGCGTCGAAGCGGGCCTGGCGCGCGACGCGGGCGGCCAGCAGTTCGCGCCGGCGAGCGTCAAAGCGGCGATGCAGATCGGCCACGAAGGCCAGGGCCTCGGGCGTCAGCACCTCTACCGCGCGGCCTTCAATCGGACCGGTGACCTGGATGTTGGCGGCGACGTCGAGGGGCATGGCGTATCCTGTAGCTCTGTGGCGGTCTCCCGGGCGCGAGGGCCCGGGAGGAAGCGTATCGACTAGGTGTGTTGTAGATCAGGCGCTCTTGCCGGCGCCATTGGGTCGCACGGTCGGGACGATCTGGTCGCCCCAGTTGCCGGCCCCGTCGTGGTGACGCGAGGTGCGCACCAGCTCGACGGAATAGCCGGCCGCGATCGCCCGTTGCACCGCCTCGTTCAAGCGGTGAGCGGCCTCGGCCACCCGATCGACCGCGCGTTGTTCGGCGGAGGCGTTCGGCATGGCGGCGGGAGCAAATTGCGTGGCGGTCATGATGGAATCCTTTGATCGGGTGGGGGGAAGGAGGATGAGCCGGTCGCCGACTATTCGGCGGCGAACTGGTTCATGGTGTTGGCGTGGCCGCCGGCCTTCAGGGCGCGTTCGCCGGCGACCATTTCCTTGAAGGTGTCGCCCAGGTCCGAGCCGACCTCGTGCTGGTGCTTCACGGCCGAGACGCCGCGACGGATTTCCTCGCGCTGGACGGTGTTGACGTAGGCCTTCATTCGGTCGGGACCGAAATAGCCGCGCGACAGCTCGTCCATGCTCTTGGCCGTCAGGTGGAAGGTCGGCAGGGTGATCAGGTTGTGGAACACCCCGGCGCGGGCCGCGATGTCGGCCTGGAAGGCCGCCAGGCGGGCGTCGGTTTCCTGGCCCAGGTCGCTGGCGTCGAACTCGGCCGACATCAGGCTGTTGCCCTCGGGGTAGGAGTCCTTGT
The window above is part of the Caulobacter soli genome. Proteins encoded here:
- the aceB gene encoding malate synthase A — encoded protein: MPLDVAANIQVTGPIEGRAVEVLTPEALAFVADLHRRFDARRRELLAARVARQARFDAGDLPDFLEDTADIRENDWTVAPIPADLQDRRVEITGPVDRKMIINALNCGAKVFMADFEDATSPTWSNLIEGQVNLKDRWAGDLTHVDAKSGKSYALGANPAVLKIRPRGWHLPERHMEVDGEVVSGALFDFGLYLFHNAKASLDQGSGPYFYLPKLESHLEARLWNEVFVHAQAALGLPNGTIKATVLIETIPAAFEMDEIIFELRDHMAGLNCGRWDYIFSFIKRLGRTPAFLTPDRSAMVMGKAFLGAYSLKLIQTCHRRGAFAMGGMAAQIPIKGDEAANQAAFAKVRADKEREAGAGHDGTWVAHPDLVPVAMEVFNRLMPTPNQLDKRLADLSITQAQMLELHEGGRTEAGVRENIRVGVRYTQAWIEGRGAVPLYNLMEDAATAEICRTQLWQWIKLGADLDDGREITSQLFVSLLTEEMAGLRRDFPSDRLEEAAHLFSRMVLADALEEFLTLPAYELIA